Proteins encoded in a region of the Kryptolebias marmoratus isolate JLee-2015 linkage group LG14, ASM164957v2, whole genome shotgun sequence genome:
- the bmpr1bb gene encoding bone morphogenetic protein receptor, type IBb: MMVVVWLPQEVAWQAVLLVTGLASLSCRSDANMLDSMLLRSDWKEGSERQVEETSSTASVSVQNLLRCHCDPQCPQGSVNNTCMTNGFCFTMVTKEEGGHAVLSAGCLALAGSEFQCRDTWGSRSWRVLECCTDQDYCNRNLHPTFPPLVTSEYVDSSIQYIALFISITVCSILGVILVFCYFRYKRQTSQLPYSIDLEQDETYIPPGESLKDLIEHSHSIGSGSGSGLPLLVQRTIAKQIQMVKQIGKGRYGEVWMGKWRGERVAVKVFFTTEEESWFRETEIYQTFLMRHDNILGFIAADIKGTGSWTQLYLITDYHENGSLYDYLKSNTLDIKALLKLAYSSISGLCHLHTEIYGTQGKPAIAHRDLKSKNVLVKKNGYCCIADLGLAVKFNSDTNEVDIPSNLRVGTKRYMPPEVLDETLNRSTFQSFIMADMYSFGLILWEMARCCISGGIVDEYQLPYHDLVLTDPSYEDMREVVCIKKLRPSIANHWSSDECLRQMGKLMSECWAHNPACRLTALRVKKTLAKMLETQDIKL; encoded by the exons atgatggtggtggtgtggCTGCCTCAGGAGGTGGCCTGGCAGGCTGTTCTCCTGGTGACTGGACTTGCATCCCTGAGCTGCAGGTCTGAtg CCAACATGTTGGACTCCATGTTACTGCGGAGCGACTGGAAGGAGGGATCGGAGCGACAGGTGGAGGAGACCAGCAGCACCGCCTCAGTTTCAGTTCAGAACTTGCTGCGGTGCCACTGCGACCCCCAGTGCCCTCAAGGCTCTGTCAACAACACATGCAT GACCAATGGTTTCTGCTTCACCATGGTaacaaaggaggaggggggtcatGCTGTACTTTCTGCAGGCTGTTTGGCTCTGGCCGGCTCAGAGTTTCAGTGCAGA GACACGTGGGGCTCACGTTCATGGCGAGTCCTGGAGTGTTGCACAGATCAGGATTACTGCAACAGAAACCTGCATCCTACGTTTCCTCCACTGGTGACTTCAG AATATGTGGACAGCAGCATCCAGTACATAGCGCTCTTTATTTCCATCACAGTTTGCAGCATTCTTGGTGTCATTCTTGTCTTCTGCTACTTCAG ATATAAGCGGCAGACGTCACAACTGCCCTATAGTATTGATCTCGAGCAGGATGAGACCTACATTCCTCCTGGGGAATCTCTAAAGGATCTGATTGAGCATTCCCACAGCATCGGGTCTGGGTCTGGATCAGGACTCCCTCTGCTG GTTCAGCGGACCATCGCCAAGCAGATTCAGATGGTCAAGCAGATCGGCAAAGGGAGATACGGAGAGGTCTGGATGGGCAAATGGAGAGGGGAGAGAGTGGCTGTCAAAGTTTTCTTCACCACTGAGGAAGAGAGCTGgttcagagaaacagaaatttATCAGACCTTCCTGATGAGGCACGACAACATACTGG GATTCATAGCAGCCGACATCAAAGGAACTGGCTCGTGGACTCAGCTCTACCTAATCACAGACTACCATGAGAACGGGTCCCTGTATGACTACCTCAAGTCTAACACCTTGGACATCAAGGCCCTGCTGAAGCTCGCATACTCGTCCATTTCAGGCCTCTGTCACCTTCACACAGAGATCTATGGCACGCAGGGAAAACCAGCCATCGCACACAGAGACCTGAAGAGCAAAAACGTCTTGGTTAAAAAGAACGGCTACTGCTGTATAGCAGACCTGGGGCTTGCTGTTAAGTTTAACAG TGACACCAACGAAGTAGATATTCCTTCGAATCTACGAGTTGGAACCAAGCGTTATATGCCACCTGAGGTGTTGGATGAGACTCTGAACAGAAGCACCTTCCAGTCCTTTATCATGGCTGACATGTACAGTTTTGGTCTAATTCTTTGGGAAATGGCCCGGTGCTGCATCTCTGGAG GCATCGTAGATGAGTACCAGCTGCCCTATCATGACCTGGTGCTCACAGACCCTTCATATGAGGACATGAGAGAGGTTGTCTGCATTAAAAAGCTAAGACCTTCGATTGCTAACCACTGGAGCAGTGATGAG TGTTTACGACAGATGGGAAAGCTGATGTCAGAGTGTTGGGCTCACAACCCGGCCTGTCGCCTCACAGCCCTGCGGGTGAAGAAGACTCTGGCAAAGATGTTAGAGACCCAAGATATCAAGCTGTGA